The Tumebacillus sp. BK434 genome includes a window with the following:
- the recG gene encoding ATP-dependent DNA helicase RecG, producing the protein MTLATAPVSVLPGVGPQRLRTLGLLGIFTLLDLITYYPFRYEDRNAQPGRELEHGARVTVRVTIDGAAGVKYRGKRASTTISPVVTEDFRRLHAVWFNQPYVKDQLKPGRKMTITGKYDANRRSITVTTHDFAVAGETVHSNRIVPVYNVKTDITPKILRNLIAQAVKTYSADIPELLPLALRQKYRLIDRIEAIHEIHFPQNSDTLHQARRRLIFEEFFLFQLKLQAFRWIHRHEQPGVAHTAPDDAVAKFVQGLPFAMTGAQTRVAGEILRDMQSKMPMNRLVQGDVGSGKTILAFLAAYVAVLSGNQGAILVPTEILAEQHFRSAVELLEPLGVKSVLLVGSQKEKERREVLAEIESGDAQVIIGTHALLEEGVRFRSLSVVVTDEQHRFGVEQRSIFRQKGHAPDVLFMSATPIPRTLAMSVFGDLDVSLVDELPAGRKPIQTFWITPDKEERSLRFIRSELAKGRQAYIVCPLVEESEKVEGVVNATDLYAMLKDWFAGFEVGLMHGKLRPAEKEDVMRRFVNNETQVLVSTTVIEVGVNVPNATVMMVYNAERFGLAQLHQLRGRVGRGEHASSCILMSKPDTEAGEERMKAMVATQNGFLLAEKDLELRGPGEFFGVRQSGIPDFKIGDLLQDAKIMQVARDEVQTCIRTPDFWTLPSFAQLVDFLKQEKVLLQRAGD; encoded by the coding sequence GTGACCCTCGCCACTGCGCCGGTCAGCGTTTTGCCAGGTGTAGGCCCCCAGCGACTGCGGACGCTGGGGCTTCTTGGCATTTTCACCCTGCTCGATCTGATCACCTACTACCCATTTCGCTATGAAGACCGCAACGCCCAGCCCGGACGGGAGCTGGAACATGGAGCCCGCGTGACGGTGCGCGTCACCATCGACGGCGCGGCCGGAGTCAAATACCGGGGCAAGCGCGCCTCGACGACGATCTCGCCGGTGGTGACGGAAGACTTCCGCCGCCTGCACGCCGTCTGGTTCAACCAGCCCTACGTCAAAGACCAGCTCAAGCCGGGACGCAAGATGACGATCACCGGCAAATACGATGCCAACCGCCGCTCGATCACCGTCACCACCCACGATTTTGCCGTCGCCGGGGAGACGGTGCACAGCAACCGCATCGTGCCTGTCTACAATGTGAAAACGGACATCACGCCGAAGATTCTGCGCAACCTGATCGCGCAGGCGGTGAAGACGTACAGCGCCGACATTCCGGAACTGCTGCCGCTGGCCCTGCGCCAAAAATACCGCCTGATCGACCGCATCGAAGCGATCCATGAAATCCATTTCCCGCAAAACAGCGACACGCTGCATCAGGCGCGCCGCCGGCTGATCTTTGAAGAGTTTTTCCTCTTCCAGCTCAAGTTGCAGGCGTTTCGCTGGATCCACCGCCATGAGCAGCCCGGCGTGGCGCATACGGCACCGGACGATGCTGTCGCGAAATTTGTGCAAGGGCTGCCCTTTGCGATGACCGGGGCTCAAACGCGCGTCGCCGGGGAAATCCTGCGCGACATGCAAAGCAAAATGCCGATGAACCGCCTCGTGCAAGGGGACGTTGGCTCCGGGAAGACGATCCTCGCCTTTCTGGCCGCCTATGTCGCGGTCCTGTCGGGGAATCAGGGTGCGATTCTCGTGCCGACAGAAATCCTCGCGGAACAGCATTTCCGCTCGGCTGTCGAGCTGCTGGAACCGCTCGGCGTGAAAAGCGTCCTGCTCGTCGGGTCGCAAAAGGAAAAAGAGCGCCGCGAAGTGCTCGCTGAGATCGAAAGCGGCGATGCACAGGTGATCATCGGCACGCATGCCCTGCTCGAAGAAGGAGTGCGCTTCCGCTCGCTGTCTGTCGTCGTCACCGACGAACAGCACCGCTTTGGCGTTGAGCAGCGCTCGATCTTCCGGCAAAAAGGCCACGCGCCAGACGTCCTGTTCATGTCGGCGACCCCGATCCCGCGCACGCTCGCCATGTCCGTCTTTGGCGACTTGGACGTGTCGCTGGTCGACGAGCTGCCGGCCGGTCGCAAACCGATCCAGACCTTTTGGATCACGCCGGACAAAGAGGAGCGCTCCTTGCGCTTTATCCGCAGCGAACTGGCCAAAGGACGCCAGGCGTACATCGTCTGTCCGCTGGTCGAAGAGTCGGAAAAGGTGGAAGGCGTCGTTAACGCCACCGACCTCTACGCGATGCTCAAGGACTGGTTTGCCGGCTTTGAAGTCGGCTTGATGCACGGCAAGCTGCGACCGGCGGAAAAAGAAGATGTGATGCGCCGCTTCGTCAACAACGAAACACAGGTGCTCGTCTCCACCACAGTCATCGAAGTCGGTGTTAACGTGCCGAACGCCACGGTGATGATGGTCTACAACGCCGAGCGCTTCGGGCTCGCCCAGCTGCACCAGCTGCGCGGCCGCGTCGGCCGGGGCGAGCACGCCTCCTCCTGCATCCTGATGTCCAAGCCGGATACAGAGGCGGGCGAAGAGCGGATGAAGGCGATGGTCGCCACGCAAAACGGCTTTCTTCTCGCCGAAAAAGACTTGGAGCTGCGCGGCCCGGGCGAATTTTTTGGCGTCCGGCAAAGCGGGATTCCCGACTTTAAGATCGGCGATCTGCTGCAGGATGCCAAAATCATGCAGGTTGCCCGCGACGAAGTGCAGACCTGCATTCGCACGCCCGATTTCTGGACCCTGCCCAGCTTCGCGCAGCTGGTCGACTTTCTCAAACAGGAGAAAGTCCTGCTTCAGCGCGCCGGCGATTAG
- the rsmD gene encoding 16S rRNA (guanine(966)-N(2))-methyltransferase RsmD codes for MRVISGDCKGRRLKAVPGTSTRPTTDKVKESMFNIIGPYFDGGWALDLFAGTGGLGIEALSRGIEKAVFLDTDHKALATVRENVSTLGLKERAEIYKNDARRALDVLAGRGLQFELVFLDPPYKLVHLYDELITKLQTLRLLTERAYIVAEHSAEVELPETYGRAKRWRLAEYGEIAISFYEITELATETATETATETVTEMETEA; via the coding sequence ATGCGCGTCATCTCTGGCGACTGCAAAGGCAGGCGTTTAAAAGCGGTACCGGGCACGAGCACGCGCCCGACGACCGATAAAGTAAAAGAGTCGATGTTCAACATCATCGGCCCTTATTTTGACGGAGGCTGGGCGCTCGACCTGTTCGCCGGCACCGGCGGATTGGGGATCGAAGCGCTATCCCGTGGCATCGAAAAAGCGGTGTTTCTCGACACCGACCACAAGGCGCTGGCCACCGTCCGCGAGAACGTGAGCACGCTTGGGCTCAAGGAGCGCGCCGAAATCTACAAAAATGACGCCAGACGGGCGCTCGACGTGCTGGCCGGGCGCGGGCTGCAGTTTGAGCTGGTCTTTCTCGATCCGCCCTACAAGCTGGTGCACCTCTACGACGAGCTGATCACGAAACTGCAAACGCTACGCCTGCTGACCGAGCGGGCGTACATCGTCGCTGAGCACAGCGCCGAGGTGGAATTGCCCGAGACGTACGGCCGGGCCAAGCGCTGGCGGCTGGCGGAGTACGGCGAGATCGCCATCAGTTTTTACGAGATTACCGAATTGGCTACTGAAACGGCTACAGAAACGGCTACAGAAACGGTTACAGAAATGGAGACTGAAGCATGA
- the spoVM gene encoding stage V sporulation protein SpoVM, which yields MRFYTIKLPRFLGGIVKAMLNAIQKEK from the coding sequence TTGCGCTTTTACACGATAAAGTTGCCTCGTTTCCTCGGCGGAATCGTTAAAGCGATGTTGAATGCGATTCAGAAAGAAAAATAA
- a CDS encoding S-layer homology domain-containing protein has product MATPILGTARATVNQMRTFLRRVNSDAPDYSQLYLDIGTRYRVRGDLAFAQSIHETGYWQFRGTVRPYQNNFSGLGTVNPDVQGATFATPALGIEAQIQHLYGYATRAPLPAGVKVVDPRFAILERAGLRGVAPTWEQLNGRWAVPGINYGQSIVELWQQILQMQAPGPLPTPSAPPQPDDIFIDLDEALWAEPFIRQAAELGLIQGYEDRSFRPNRELTRAELAVILTQLREKLRG; this is encoded by the coding sequence ATGGCAACACCAATCTTGGGGACGGCGCGGGCGACAGTGAACCAGATGCGCACGTTTTTACGCCGCGTAAATTCGGATGCACCCGACTATTCTCAGCTCTATCTCGACATCGGGACCCGCTATAGGGTTCGCGGTGATCTTGCGTTTGCCCAGTCGATTCATGAGACGGGGTATTGGCAGTTCCGGGGGACGGTGCGCCCTTATCAGAACAATTTTTCCGGTCTGGGCACGGTGAACCCGGATGTGCAGGGCGCTACGTTTGCCACGCCTGCGCTGGGCATCGAAGCGCAGATTCAGCATCTCTACGGCTATGCGACGCGGGCGCCGCTGCCCGCCGGCGTGAAAGTGGTCGATCCGCGGTTTGCGATCCTCGAGCGCGCCGGCCTGCGCGGCGTGGCGCCGACCTGGGAGCAGTTGAACGGCAGATGGGCTGTGCCCGGCATCAATTACGGGCAGTCGATCGTGGAACTCTGGCAGCAGATCCTGCAGATGCAGGCGCCAGGACCCTTGCCGACGCCGTCCGCGCCGCCGCAGCCGGACGACATTTTTATCGATCTCGACGAAGCGCTGTGGGCGGAACCGTTCATTCGCCAAGCGGCGGAGCTCGGTCTGATTCAAGGCTATGAAGACCGTTCATTTCGTCCGAATCGGGAACTGACCCGCGCCGAACTGGCCGTGATTTTGACTCAATTACGAGAAAAGCTGAGGGGCTAA
- the rpe gene encoding ribulose-phosphate 3-epimerase: protein MKVAPSILSADFSKLGEDIRSVEEVGADLIHVDVMDGHFVPNITIGPLVVEAIKPHTKLPLDVHLMIENPDLYVPSFVKAGADIISVHVEATRHLHRSLQLIRSLGAKASVALNPHTPVSMIEHVLTDLDMVLLMTVNPGFGGQKFIPNVLTKISELRRKLDAMDLHHVEIEVDGGVNAETSRLVREAGANVLVAGNAVYNAPNRGEAIRQIRG, encoded by the coding sequence ATTAAAGTGGCGCCGTCGATTCTCTCCGCCGACTTTTCGAAGCTCGGCGAGGACATTCGCTCGGTGGAAGAAGTGGGAGCGGACCTGATACATGTCGACGTGATGGATGGGCATTTTGTGCCGAACATCACGATCGGCCCGCTGGTGGTGGAAGCGATCAAGCCGCATACGAAACTGCCGCTCGATGTGCACTTGATGATTGAGAACCCCGATCTGTATGTGCCGAGCTTCGTCAAGGCGGGTGCCGACATCATCTCGGTGCACGTGGAAGCGACCCGGCATCTGCACCGTTCGCTGCAGCTGATCCGCTCGCTGGGCGCAAAAGCATCGGTGGCGCTCAACCCGCACACGCCGGTCTCGATGATCGAGCATGTGCTGACCGATCTGGACATGGTACTGTTGATGACCGTCAATCCGGGTTTTGGCGGACAAAAGTTCATTCCGAATGTTCTGACAAAGATTAGTGAGTTGCGTCGCAAGCTCGATGCGATGGACCTGCATCATGTCGAGATCGAAGTCGACGGCGGCGTCAACGCCGAAACATCGCGTCTGGTGCGGGAAGCGGGGGCGAATGTCCTCGTGGCCGGCAATGCGGTCTACAACGCCCCGAACCGCGGGGAAGCGATCCGCCAAATCCGCGGGTAG
- a CDS encoding aspartyl-phosphate phosphatase Spo0E family protein produces the protein MNSISGQIETLRQKLLETVDSYRGDFLHPNVLRISQELDSLIVHVQRRNQQQAQSPDACRESGQAGL, from the coding sequence ATGAACAGTATCTCTGGGCAGATTGAGACACTAAGGCAAAAGCTGCTCGAAACGGTAGACAGTTACCGGGGTGACTTTCTGCATCCGAATGTGCTGCGCATCAGCCAGGAACTCGATTCGCTGATCGTACACGTGCAGCGCAGGAACCAGCAGCAGGCCCAGTCGCCCGATGCCTGTCGGGAGTCGGGACAGGCGGGGCTGTAA
- the rpmB gene encoding 50S ribosomal protein L28 yields MAKRCEICGKDPKTGNQVSHSHILTKRRWLPNIQKVRANVNGSVKRINVCTRCLKAGKVKRAI; encoded by the coding sequence GTGGCAAAACGTTGCGAAATCTGTGGGAAAGACCCGAAGACCGGGAACCAAGTTTCTCACTCCCATATCCTGACCAAACGCCGTTGGCTCCCGAACATTCAAAAAGTTCGTGCGAACGTAAACGGTTCTGTAAAGCGTATCAATGTTTGCACCCGCTGCCTGAAGGCTGGCAAAGTAAAGCGCGCGATCTAA
- a CDS encoding patatin-like phospholipase family protein: protein MRRPRVGLALGAGGARGFAHIGVLQVLEKMGVQIDMIAGSSMGSMIGSFYCSGMDTRYMESLAINLKRRHWIDFTVVPKMGFVGGTRIMEMVRFLTKDQNLEDLKIPLAVVATDIQTGERVVFREGPAYHAVRGSISIPGIFMPHRYQGRVLVDGGVIDRVPINVAREMGADIVIAVDVGLYDRETEVKGIFDVIFQSIEIMEREILRTRILNADVIVRPDVGHISSTAFTNIEEVIAHGREAAERVAELIRKTIDEWQGGEYADGTEA, encoded by the coding sequence GTGCGCAGACCACGAGTCGGATTGGCGCTGGGAGCGGGCGGTGCGCGCGGGTTTGCGCATATCGGTGTCCTGCAGGTGCTGGAGAAGATGGGCGTTCAGATCGACATGATCGCCGGGAGCTCGATGGGTTCGATGATCGGCTCCTTTTATTGCTCCGGAATGGACACGCGCTACATGGAGTCCCTCGCCATCAACTTGAAGCGCCGGCACTGGATCGATTTTACGGTCGTGCCGAAGATGGGATTTGTCGGCGGAACGCGGATCATGGAGATGGTCCGCTTTTTGACCAAAGATCAAAACCTCGAAGATTTAAAAATTCCGCTCGCCGTCGTCGCGACCGACATCCAGACCGGCGAACGGGTCGTCTTTCGCGAAGGCCCGGCGTACCATGCGGTGCGCGGCTCGATCTCCATTCCGGGGATCTTCATGCCGCACCGCTACCAGGGGCGCGTACTGGTCGACGGCGGCGTGATCGACCGCGTGCCGATCAACGTGGCCCGCGAGATGGGGGCGGACATCGTCATCGCCGTCGATGTCGGGCTCTACGACCGCGAGACAGAAGTCAAAGGCATCTTCGACGTGATCTTTCAATCGATCGAGATCATGGAGCGCGAGATTTTGCGCACGCGCATCTTAAATGCGGACGTGATCGTGCGCCCCGATGTCGGTCATATCTCATCGACGGCGTTTACCAATATCGAAGAAGTGATCGCACACGGACGGGAAGCGGCAGAGCGCGTGGCCGAGTTGATCCGCAAAACGATCGACGAGTGGCAGGGAGGAGAGTACGCGGATGGGACAGAAGCATAG
- a CDS encoding DAK2 domain-containing protein: MMQVLNGSLFVQMVLQGHASLEQNKDRVNALNVFPVPDGDTGTNMSLSMTSGVNELKRYINEPLHRAAEAVSTGLLMGARGNSGVILSQLFRGFAKGVAKKTEADVKTFADAFQNGVTTAYSAVVKPVEGTILTVSKDAAAAAQTAAKDKNATIQSVMEAVLNEAERSLERTPELLPVLRQAGVVDSGGQGLVYIYKGWLAAIKGESVSVDTSAVGAAPAKVLTPAAAHGDGETEYGYCTEFIIRLPEASDDEKATEVAVRDALMPLGDSLLVVAADDIVKIHIHALAPGNVLNKAQEFGELTRIKIDNMTEQHHDLQSMDSGAVAAAESEGPKKPYAIVTVTVGVGLTEVFKSLGAEGIIEGGQTMNPSTEDIVNSVKALHAEHVFILPNNSNIIMAAEQAKTVLGDTVTVIPTKTIPQGIAAAISFDAAAALEENVESMSGGISRVKSGQITQAVRDSNFQDLEISEGDFMGMQEGKVVTLGKELDLTAVSLLEKMIDDESEVVTVFYGEDVTAEQAAKLLEEAQNQFDHCEFELHYGGQPLYSYIFSVE; the protein is encoded by the coding sequence ATGATGCAGGTCTTAAACGGATCTTTGTTCGTGCAAATGGTCTTGCAAGGACATGCGAGCCTGGAACAAAACAAGGACCGGGTGAATGCCCTGAATGTATTCCCGGTGCCGGACGGCGACACGGGGACCAACATGAGCCTGTCGATGACATCTGGCGTCAATGAGCTCAAACGATACATAAACGAACCGCTGCACCGCGCTGCGGAAGCGGTTTCAACAGGGCTGCTGATGGGGGCCCGCGGCAACTCGGGCGTCATTTTGTCGCAGCTGTTCCGCGGCTTTGCCAAAGGCGTCGCGAAAAAGACAGAAGCCGATGTGAAGACGTTTGCCGACGCTTTCCAAAACGGCGTGACCACCGCGTATTCGGCGGTCGTCAAGCCGGTCGAAGGCACGATCCTCACCGTTTCGAAAGACGCGGCTGCGGCTGCGCAGACGGCGGCGAAGGACAAGAACGCCACCATTCAGTCGGTGATGGAAGCGGTGCTTAACGAAGCGGAGCGCTCCCTCGAGCGCACGCCGGAACTGCTTCCGGTGCTCCGTCAGGCCGGTGTCGTCGATTCCGGCGGACAAGGCCTGGTCTACATCTACAAGGGCTGGCTGGCAGCGATCAAAGGCGAAAGCGTTTCGGTCGACACCTCGGCTGTCGGCGCGGCACCCGCCAAAGTGTTGACGCCGGCAGCTGCACACGGCGACGGGGAAACTGAATATGGATATTGTACGGAATTTATCATCCGTCTGCCGGAAGCGTCCGACGATGAGAAAGCGACCGAGGTGGCGGTGCGCGACGCGCTGATGCCGCTTGGCGATTCGCTGCTCGTCGTGGCGGCTGATGACATCGTCAAGATCCACATCCACGCGCTCGCACCGGGCAACGTCCTGAACAAAGCGCAGGAGTTTGGCGAACTGACCCGCATCAAGATCGACAACATGACCGAGCAGCATCACGACTTGCAGTCGATGGATTCCGGCGCTGTCGCAGCTGCGGAGTCGGAAGGCCCGAAGAAGCCCTATGCGATCGTCACCGTCACGGTAGGCGTTGGCTTGACCGAAGTGTTCAAGTCGCTGGGCGCAGAAGGCATCATCGAAGGCGGCCAGACGATGAACCCGAGCACCGAAGACATTGTCAACTCGGTGAAAGCGCTTCATGCTGAGCATGTGTTCATCCTGCCGAACAACTCCAACATCATCATGGCGGCGGAGCAGGCGAAGACTGTGCTTGGCGACACCGTGACGGTGATCCCGACCAAAACGATTCCGCAAGGGATCGCGGCGGCGATCTCCTTCGATGCGGCTGCAGCCCTCGAAGAGAACGTCGAAAGCATGAGCGGCGGCATTTCCCGCGTCAAATCGGGTCAGATCACCCAAGCGGTGCGCGACTCCAACTTCCAGGACCTTGAGATCAGCGAAGGCGATTTCATGGGCATGCAAGAAGGCAAAGTCGTAACGCTTGGAAAAGAATTGGATTTGACGGCAGTCTCGTTGCTTGAGAAAATGATAGATGACGAGAGTGAAGTGGTCACCGTGTTCTACGGTGAGGACGTGACCGCAGAGCAGGCAGCGAAGCTGCTCGAAGAGGCACAGAATCAATTTGACCACTGTGAGTTTGAACTGCACTATGGCGGTCAGCCGCTGTACTCCTACATTTTCTCGGTGGAGTAG
- a CDS encoding small, acid-soluble spore protein, alpha/beta type, with translation MSKKKTACVLGSQQAMQVFKYEIAREIGLGTSHYEKVPRRLKDEVITDAISKRMIELADTQIRK, from the coding sequence ATGAGCAAAAAGAAAACCGCCTGCGTGCTGGGCAGCCAGCAGGCGATGCAGGTGTTCAAGTATGAAATCGCCCGCGAGATCGGGCTTGGCACGTCCCATTACGAAAAAGTGCCCAGACGCCTGAAGGACGAAGTGATCACCGACGCCATTTCCAAGCGCATGATTGAGCTGGCCGATACCCAGATTCGCAAATGA
- a CDS encoding Asp23/Gls24 family envelope stress response protein codes for MPKDIRNELGTITFDENVIATVAGYSALDCYGLVGMASRKQVKDSISELLGRENMTRGVDVRIQDGDVVVDMYIIVSYGTRISEVAHNVMDKVKYTLEHNLGLKVEKVNVIVQGVRVTGER; via the coding sequence ATGCCAAAAGACATTCGCAACGAACTTGGAACGATTACCTTCGATGAGAACGTGATTGCCACGGTAGCAGGTTATTCCGCACTGGATTGCTACGGCCTTGTAGGCATGGCGTCCCGCAAACAGGTCAAGGACAGCATCAGCGAACTGCTCGGTCGTGAAAACATGACCCGCGGTGTGGATGTGCGCATACAGGATGGCGATGTGGTCGTCGATATGTATATTATCGTAAGCTACGGCACAAGAATTTCGGAAGTCGCACATAATGTAATGGACAAGGTGAAATACACCCTGGAACACAATCTGGGACTGAAAGTAGAAAAGGTCAATGTGATCGTCCAAGGCGTTCGCGTGACCGGGGAGAGGTAA
- the coaD gene encoding pantetheine-phosphate adenylyltransferase, which yields MSIAIYPGSFDPVHLGHLDIAERGAKVFDKVIIAVMVNPHKNPLFTIDERKELIREAVKHLPNVEVDSFTGLLVDYARQQNAGVIIKGLRAVSDFESELQMASLNRHMYEAAETLFIPNNHNYSYLSSSIVKEIARHGGPVSDFVPGHVEAAMREKYSK from the coding sequence ATGAGCATCGCAATCTACCCGGGATCGTTTGACCCGGTTCATTTAGGGCATCTGGACATCGCCGAGCGCGGTGCCAAAGTGTTTGACAAGGTGATCATCGCCGTCATGGTCAATCCGCACAAGAACCCCTTGTTCACGATTGACGAGCGCAAAGAATTGATCCGCGAAGCGGTCAAACACCTGCCGAACGTCGAAGTGGACAGCTTTACCGGCCTCTTGGTCGACTACGCGCGCCAGCAGAACGCGGGCGTGATCATCAAAGGGCTGCGAGCGGTATCCGACTTTGAGAGCGAGCTGCAGATGGCGTCGCTGAACCGCCACATGTACGAGGCGGCGGAGACGCTGTTCATCCCGAACAATCACAACTATTCGTACCTCAGTTCTTCGATCGTCAAAGAGATCGCCCGCCACGGCGGCCCGGTTTCCGACTTTGTGCCTGGCCACGTGGAAGCGGCGATGCGCGAGAAATACAGCAAGTAA
- the sdaAB gene encoding L-serine ammonia-lyase, iron-sulfur-dependent subunit beta — translation MSSFRHSFDIIGPVMIGPSSSHTAGAARLGRSARGIFGEQPARAEITLYGSFAKTYKGHGTDVALVAGLLDFETHDPRIPRSLHIAAAAGMEVVFIMGKPNADLHPNTVRIKLTKGERALEMMGCSIGGGAIEILEINQFTVKITAAYPTLVIPHTDQFGVVAAVTAILSTYRLNISAMEVARRGRGRDALMVIGTDERPSPDAVAEIKALEAVQDVAIINPS, via the coding sequence ATGTCTTCTTTTCGCCATTCGTTTGACATCATCGGGCCGGTGATGATCGGACCGTCCAGCTCGCACACCGCCGGTGCTGCGAGGCTGGGCCGCAGTGCCCGCGGGATCTTCGGGGAACAGCCCGCACGGGCGGAGATCACTTTGTACGGCTCGTTTGCCAAGACTTACAAAGGCCACGGCACCGATGTTGCGCTGGTCGCCGGGCTGCTCGATTTTGAAACGCACGACCCGCGCATCCCGCGCTCGCTGCACATCGCGGCGGCGGCGGGCATGGAGGTCGTGTTTATCATGGGCAAGCCAAACGCTGACCTTCATCCGAACACGGTGCGCATCAAGCTGACCAAAGGCGAGCGGGCGCTGGAGATGATGGGGTGCTCGATCGGCGGCGGCGCGATCGAGATCTTGGAGATCAATCAATTCACAGTCAAAATCACCGCCGCCTATCCGACGCTGGTCATCCCGCATACGGATCAGTTTGGCGTCGTGGCGGCCGTCACCGCGATTTTGTCCACTTATCGGCTGAACATCTCGGCGATGGAAGTCGCCCGCCGCGGGCGCGGCCGGGATGCGCTGATGGTGATCGGCACCGATGAACGGCCGAGCCCGGACGCTGTGGCAGAGATTAAAGCATTGGAAGCGGTGCAAGATGTGGCGATCATCAACCCTTCCTAG
- the sdaAA gene encoding L-serine ammonia-lyase, iron-sulfur-dependent, subunit alpha, translating to MRFKNLAELVELAEQENKPIYEIMIEEHVNETGDTREQIIAQMTESFDVMMASVERGLKEDIKSFSGLTGGDAKRVYEYAQQGKTLLGKQATEAMAMALSTSEVNAAMGLVVATPTAGSCGILPGVLSSLRGSLGLEKEQLVLGMFTAAAVGYVVANNASISGAGGGCQAEVGSATAMAAAAAVELAGGSPSQATQSAGLALKNVLGLVCDPVAGLVEIPCIIRNGFGSVLALAGADMALAGVKSVIPPDEVILAMYNIGKTMPVELRETAMGGLADTPTARKLERQIYGNELNEA from the coding sequence GTGAGATTTAAGAATCTGGCCGAGCTCGTCGAGCTGGCCGAACAGGAAAACAAGCCAATCTACGAGATCATGATCGAAGAGCATGTCAATGAGACGGGCGACACGCGGGAGCAGATCATTGCGCAGATGACAGAATCCTTTGACGTGATGATGGCATCTGTCGAGCGCGGCTTGAAAGAAGACATCAAGTCGTTCTCCGGTCTGACCGGCGGCGATGCGAAACGCGTCTATGAATATGCGCAGCAAGGCAAGACGCTGCTCGGCAAACAGGCGACCGAAGCGATGGCGATGGCGCTTTCCACGTCGGAAGTCAACGCGGCGATGGGCCTTGTGGTCGCAACCCCGACCGCCGGCTCCTGCGGCATCCTGCCGGGCGTCTTGTCTTCTCTGCGCGGCTCCTTGGGCTTGGAAAAAGAGCAGTTGGTGCTCGGCATGTTCACAGCCGCTGCGGTCGGTTATGTCGTCGCCAACAATGCGTCGATCTCCGGGGCTGGCGGCGGCTGCCAGGCGGAAGTCGGTTCAGCGACGGCGATGGCGGCAGCTGCTGCTGTAGAGCTGGCGGGCGGATCGCCGTCCCAAGCGACACAGTCGGCCGGTCTGGCGCTGAAAAACGTGCTCGGTCTCGTCTGCGATCCGGTCGCAGGTCTGGTCGAGATCCCTTGCATCATTCGAAATGGGTTTGGTTCAGTCTTGGCGCTGGCAGGCGCCGATATGGCACTGGCAGGCGTGAAGAGCGTGATCCCGCCGGATGAAGTGATCTTGGCGATGTACAACATCGGCAAGACGATGCCGGTCGAATTGCGCGAGACGGCGATGGGCGGCTTGGCCGACACGCCGACGGCGCGCAAGCTCGAACGGCAGATTTACGGAAATGAGTTGAACGAAGCGTGA